The DNA region TCTTACCCGCACGGTTGCCTCATCTGATCCATCGTGGTAAGAACCGAACCAGCGATCCCAAGGTGCGTCGACCGTGCCGTAGTTACATTCAAAAAACCGGTGATGCAACTGATGGTGGAAATCGGCTGAATCAACAATGGCTGTGTCTTTGACCAACAATTTCTCAAACCCCGAGTGGGAGAACGCTGGTCCCAGGCATCGGCCGTACAGGTGCACGAGCAGAATCACTGGATGCGATGGTATGACAAAATGTACCAGCGCCGAGGAAACATAGATAATCTGTTCGACAGGATGCATCGACATTCCAGACCAGGGTCCGATATGGATGTTTCGGTGGTGCAAACTGTGGACCCGTCTGTATAGCGGTGGCCAGTGCAGCAGCCGGTGAATCAGATAAAAGTGCGACGAGGTCAAAACTGGCAGGACGAGCAACCACAGTACAAAAACGACCGGGTGTGCGGCAAATGCGAAGCTTGGAATGACACCGTTGGCGAGGCCCCAAAGATAGAGCACTTCATAAGCCGACCAAACCGTGGCCCCACCGGCCAAGGACCAGAAGATGTTGTCCCAAAC from Verrucomicrobiota bacterium includes:
- a CDS encoding sterol desaturase family protein, producing the protein MAELTDKVQTDSKERETWNHKTPVTFSPLFDWPPNPKASFVALTKRWVTVSRNVLFLLMAWLVYRFFLQDLSHMQSLSVHWIWPIFFRNLLFMLVITGGLHLYFFTFRAQGKRLKYDAREELDKSRKFSFRNQVWDNIFWSLAGGATVWSAYEVLYLWGLANGVIPSFAFAAHPVVFVLWLLVLPVLTSSHFYLIHRLLHWPPLYRRVHSLHHRNIHIGPWSGMSMHPVEQIIYVSSALVHFVIPSHPVILLVHLYGRCLGPAFSHSGFEKLLVKDTAIVDSADFHHQLHHRFFECNYGTVDAPWDRWFGSYHDGSDEATVRVREQRKRMYRNKPPA